A genomic region of [Eubacterium] eligens ATCC 27750 contains the following coding sequences:
- a CDS encoding Lrp/AsnC family transcriptional regulator, giving the protein MREKILDVLEKNGRIDLKEMAIMLGYSEAEVANEIADMEKEHIICGYNAVINWDKTGEEKVTALIEVKVTPQRGLGFDSIAERLYKYDEVTSVYLMSGGFDFTVIIEGKSMKSVAQFVAAKLAPLDSVLSTSTHFVLKKYKDYGTIIEDEAKDERMLITP; this is encoded by the coding sequence ATGAGAGAGAAGATTCTTGATGTTCTTGAGAAGAATGGAAGGATAGACCTTAAGGAGATGGCTATTATGCTTGGTTATTCTGAAGCAGAGGTCGCTAATGAAATAGCGGATATGGAGAAGGAACATATTATCTGCGGATATAATGCGGTCATTAACTGGGATAAGACTGGTGAAGAGAAAGTGACAGCACTTATTGAGGTTAAGGTTACTCCACAGAGAGGATTAGGTTTTGACAGTATTGCAGAGCGCCTTTACAAATACGATGAGGTAACATCAGTTTATCTCATGTCAGGAGGCTTTGATTTTACTGTTATTATAGAAGGTAAATCAATGAAGTCAGTGGCTCAGTTCGTCGCGGCGAAACTCGCACCATTAGATTCAGTCCTTAGTACATCAACACATTTTGTACTTAAGAAATATAAGGACTACGGAACAATAATAGAGGACGAGGCTAAAGACGAAAGGATGCTGATTACACCATGA
- a CDS encoding AIR synthase-related protein, producing the protein MKRGKISDTILGRSVFKLLGKRGNTVKPAYGQDAAHINMQGKPVLAAVSTGELAVYRAVNNISAACGVADCIMDTVIIDEKSREIRLKEIIKELDRQCCIAGVGIAGGHTTVSDKVNSPVVSVMAIGHQERVQNKAVAGQDIVVTKHIGMSGIRTVIDCKRDEILKVYSEDIINKALGDETELLVAKEAEIFMQESAYGAMHDVSEGGIFAALWDMAEYSGVGIEVDLRQIPVKQEIIEICELFNVNPYILDSMGCLLMTCKNGCDIINMLHQNGIEAAVIGKITDGNNRIIHNTEEDRYLGLPEQDEIYRFI; encoded by the coding sequence ATGAAAAGAGGTAAAATATCAGATACAATCTTAGGAAGATCGGTTTTTAAGCTGCTTGGAAAAAGAGGGAATACGGTTAAACCTGCATATGGACAGGATGCAGCGCATATAAATATGCAGGGGAAACCTGTTCTTGCAGCTGTGTCAACGGGTGAGCTGGCTGTATACCGCGCTGTGAACAATATAAGTGCAGCATGTGGCGTTGCAGACTGCATTATGGATACGGTTATTATTGATGAGAAATCAAGAGAAATCCGCCTTAAAGAAATTATAAAGGAACTTGACAGACAATGCTGTATCGCAGGAGTAGGTATTGCAGGAGGGCATACTACAGTAAGTGATAAGGTGAATTCCCCGGTAGTATCCGTTATGGCGATTGGACACCAGGAAAGAGTACAGAATAAGGCTGTAGCAGGACAGGATATTGTTGTTACAAAACATATAGGTATGAGCGGCATAAGGACAGTGATAGACTGCAAGAGAGATGAGATACTAAAAGTATATAGTGAGGACATAATTAATAAAGCTCTTGGGGATGAAACAGAGTTACTGGTAGCAAAAGAGGCTGAAATATTTATGCAGGAAAGTGCATACGGAGCAATGCATGATGTTTCCGAGGGGGGGATATTTGCAGCACTCTGGGATATGGCAGAGTATTCAGGTGTGGGGATTGAAGTTGATTTAAGGCAGATTCCAGTGAAACAGGAAATTATTGAAATCTGTGAATTATTTAATGTTAATCCATATATATTGGACTCAATGGGATGTTTATTAATGACATGTAAAAATGGATGTGATATTATTAATATGTTACACCAGAATGGCATTGAAGCTGCTGTTATTGGTAAGATAACGGATGGCAATAACAGGATTATTCACAATACTGAGGAAGACAGATATTTAGGTCTTCCTGAGCAGGATGAGATATACAGATTTATATAA
- a CDS encoding synaptobrevin-B, whose amino-acid sequence MINFNNKKTKSWFTAILILILIVAMVVPMVAYLIP is encoded by the coding sequence ATGATTAACTTTAATAATAAGAAAACTAAGAGCTGGTTCACTGCAATATTAATATTGATACTTATTGTTGCAATGGTTGTTCCAATGGTAGCATATCTTATCCCTTAG
- a CDS encoding 3'-5' exonuclease, with amino-acid sequence MINRYVALDIETTGLNPAVDRIIEVGMARVEDGQITQKYSTLVYPGISVSERITELTGIHNEELTGKPRIEDIIGEITEFIGDWPVLGHNVIFDFSFLKKAAVNNGLTINDDGIDTLKLARRILPEVEHKSLSFLCQYFNIDPGRSHRAYDDAVSASLLYAKLEEIKPDDEGFSNTTKLVYTVKKDSPITLPQKRYLAALVEKHNIKLEIPMEEMTKSMASRQIDTIIAQYGK; translated from the coding sequence ATGATTAACAGATATGTTGCACTGGATATTGAGACTACAGGTCTTAATCCGGCTGTTGACAGAATTATTGAAGTTGGAATGGCAAGAGTGGAAGATGGTCAGATAACACAGAAGTATTCTACGCTTGTGTATCCGGGAATAAGTGTAAGTGAGCGCATAACAGAGCTTACAGGCATACATAATGAGGAACTTACAGGTAAACCACGAATAGAGGATATTATAGGTGAAATAACAGAGTTCATAGGTGACTGGCCTGTATTAGGTCATAATGTTATATTTGATTTTAGTTTTCTTAAAAAGGCGGCAGTCAATAATGGTCTTACTATCAATGATGATGGGATTGATACATTGAAGTTAGCCAGAAGGATTTTGCCGGAAGTGGAACACAAGAGTCTTTCCTTTTTGTGCCAGTATTTTAATATAGATCCAGGCAGGTCACACAGAGCATACGATGATGCAGTCAGTGCAAGCCTGTTATATGCAAAGTTAGAAGAAATAAAGCCGGACGATGAAGGCTTTAGTAATACAACAAAACTTGTGTATACAGTGAAGAAGGATTCACCAATAACACTGCCACAGAAAAGATATCTCGCAGCACTTGTAGAAAAGCACAATATAAAGCTTGAGATTCCTATGGAAGAAATGACTAAAAGCATGGCTTCAAGACAGATAGATACAATAATAGCACAGTATGGAAAATGA
- a CDS encoding sensor domain-containing diguanylate cyclase: MVDFFKAETVNSDILIDETMSIVTADENFEAISGNKALFIYTRYIHPVDVSRFTEALKDYAESGKYIVVRMLYQTGEYHWMLTRITDGGVSETRGHMYEINIIDAALITTQIDNLNSQIKRYSSYLGMCENVLFSYDILNDDFNIFMTSDGHQTLSFYRGTLNAWEEDKIKTDALGLNEVKELDGFCKALANGEKLFKREITINTLNKLGRLDKCLVRGNTIVDEYGNSIVIGTIIILESSDNHVVEELNIISDMKDPGTDLLNKRAITDYVRKLIDSQPGHTVTIAIIDVDDFKTINDTYGHMFGDEVLCKVADILRDAVGSRGLCGRIGGDEMFIIMEGLNDNEGIRNVLRTIRNNTKWLYHDDPRNIKITCSIGSATYPNDAKSYDELFKIADKVLYLAKEKGKDRYIIYHEDIHREYVYGMGRIVDLNDKVFYKYHKMEVVNTIIREYKEADDARRKELIDIVAVAFNINTIAIYDRTELTKHILYGDQRMTDDDGSFFKEDNYIPNFREDGIFVIDNINFFETKAPAVYKVYSEYGIVQAVQYIIGGDIKKNNNIISYGRYKLDKKWAESDMNFLAIIGDYIGRIFLKERKHD, encoded by the coding sequence ATGGTGGATTTTTTTAAAGCTGAGACTGTTAATTCAGACATTCTTATTGATGAGACAATGTCAATTGTAACAGCAGATGAAAATTTTGAAGCAATTTCAGGCAATAAAGCACTTTTTATATATACAAGATATATACACCCTGTCGATGTCAGCAGATTCACAGAAGCATTAAAGGATTACGCTGAATCCGGTAAGTATATTGTTGTAAGAATGTTATATCAGACAGGCGAATATCACTGGATGCTTACAAGAATTACAGATGGCGGTGTATCTGAGACAAGAGGTCATATGTATGAAATTAATATTATTGATGCCGCATTAATTACTACTCAGATAGATAACCTTAATTCGCAGATTAAGAGATATTCTAGCTATCTTGGCATGTGTGAGAATGTCCTGTTTTCTTATGATATTCTTAATGATGACTTTAATATATTTATGACATCAGATGGACACCAGACTTTGTCTTTTTACCGTGGAACATTAAATGCATGGGAAGAAGATAAGATAAAGACTGATGCACTTGGGCTGAATGAGGTAAAAGAACTTGATGGATTTTGCAAGGCACTTGCTAATGGTGAGAAGTTATTCAAGCGGGAGATTACTATTAATACTCTTAATAAGCTTGGAAGACTGGATAAATGTCTTGTGAGAGGTAATACGATTGTTGATGAATATGGAAACAGTATCGTTATAGGTACTATTATAATACTTGAGAGTTCAGATAATCATGTAGTTGAAGAACTCAATATAATATCTGATATGAAAGATCCTGGTACAGATTTGCTTAATAAGCGCGCTATTACTGATTATGTAAGAAAGCTGATAGATTCACAGCCGGGACATACTGTAACAATTGCTATTATTGATGTTGATGATTTTAAGACTATTAATGATACATATGGACATATGTTTGGTGACGAAGTTCTTTGTAAGGTTGCAGATATCTTAAGAGATGCAGTTGGAAGCAGAGGATTGTGTGGAAGAATTGGCGGAGATGAGATGTTTATCATTATGGAAGGACTTAATGATAACGAGGGTATAAGGAATGTTTTAAGAACAATCCGCAATAATACAAAATGGCTGTATCATGATGATCCGCGTAATATTAAGATTACATGTTCAATTGGTTCAGCAACTTATCCTAATGATGCCAAGAGTTATGATGAATTATTTAAGATAGCTGATAAGGTTCTTTACCTTGCTAAAGAAAAGGGAAAAGACAGATATATCATTTACCATGAGGATATACATAGGGAATATGTATATGGAATGGGAAGGATTGTTGACCTTAATGATAAAGTGTTTTACAAGTACCATAAGATGGAGGTTGTTAATACCATTATCAGGGAATACAAGGAAGCTGATGACGCAAGAAGAAAGGAACTGATAGATATTGTGGCAGTAGCATTTAATATTAATACTATTGCAATATATGACAGAACTGAGCTGACAAAGCATATTCTGTATGGTGACCAGCGTATGACAGATGATGACGGAAGCTTTTTCAAGGAAGATAATTATATTCCCAACTTTAGGGAAGATGGCATATTTGTAATAGATAACATCAACTTTTTTGAAACAAAGGCTCCAGCAGTATATAAAGTGTATTCTGAATACGGAATTGTTCAGGCTGTCCAGTACATTATAGGTGGAGATATTAAGAAGAATAACAATATTATTTCTTATGGAAGATATAAGCTTGATAAGAAATGGGCAGAGAGCGACATGAATTTCCTTGCTATTATAGGTGATTACATAGGAAGAATATTCCTGAAAGAGAGAAAACATGATTAA
- the trmD gene encoding tRNA (guanosine(37)-N1)-methyltransferase TrmD: protein MDFHVMTLFPDMIMDGLNTSITGRAIKSGVMSVTAHDIRDYSNDKHLKVDDYPYGGGAGMVMRAAPVCDCYEDIVKNIGKRPRVIYMTPQGYTFTQKMAEDFAKEDNLVILCGHYEGIDERALENIVTDYVSIGDYVLTGGELPAMVVIDTISRLVPGVLNNEESAETESFSDGLLEYPQYTRPADYNGQLVPEVLLSGHHANIEKWRHEKSIERTKKYRPDLYEEYVKKHSDEFR, encoded by the coding sequence ATGGATTTTCATGTTATGACATTGTTCCCTGATATGATAATGGATGGGCTTAATACAAGTATTACAGGCAGAGCCATAAAGTCGGGGGTTATGTCTGTAACAGCACATGACATAAGGGATTATTCTAATGATAAGCATTTAAAGGTTGACGATTATCCTTATGGTGGTGGTGCAGGAATGGTTATGAGAGCTGCTCCTGTCTGCGACTGTTATGAGGATATCGTCAAGAATATAGGAAAAAGACCGCGTGTTATATATATGACACCTCAGGGGTATACATTTACACAGAAGATGGCAGAAGATTTTGCAAAGGAAGATAATCTCGTTATTTTGTGTGGACATTATGAAGGTATTGATGAGAGGGCATTGGAGAATATAGTAACAGATTATGTATCAATCGGTGACTATGTTCTTACAGGTGGAGAACTGCCGGCAATGGTAGTTATAGATACTATTTCAAGACTGGTTCCGGGAGTTCTTAATAATGAGGAATCAGCTGAAACGGAGAGCTTTTCCGATGGGCTGCTTGAGTATCCGCAATACACAAGACCAGCAGACTATAATGGACAATTGGTTCCCGAAGTACTTTTGTCAGGACATCATGCTAATATTGAAAAATGGAGACATGAGAAGTCGATTGAAAGAACGAAAAAGTACAGACCGGATTTGTATGAAGAATATGTTAAGAAACATTCTGATGAATTCAGATGA
- a CDS encoding GDSL-type esterase/lipase family protein, which produces MESYNSNNDKPKISLNRKKRMWNRYRNYIAGLAVVVVAVIIFAIVLKSCGHKNNKKNNDETTAPVTTQEQITSQQETSSAQQQQESTPATTKAATGRSLTVSGTPEVQENSSSDHYKNAMFIGDFVISGISGFGFASESQVIASNSMTSDKLSEYMDQFVAGSPDSVYIMVGINDLNYGSRSVDDIYNYEKTFIEELKSKLPDTEVYVLSVLPISKRFESSSKVKQTNIDALNSKFSDNAASLGITYVDVAGVFKDGTGYLGSSYTDSGYNLKSGYYAFLLNAIAGVVK; this is translated from the coding sequence ATGGAATCATATAATTCTAATAATGATAAACCAAAGATTAGTCTTAACCGCAAGAAAAGAATGTGGAACAGATACAGAAATTATATTGCCGGACTGGCAGTGGTAGTCGTGGCAGTTATTATATTTGCAATAGTTTTAAAGAGCTGTGGACATAAGAATAATAAGAAGAATAATGATGAAACAACAGCACCGGTGACAACACAGGAGCAGATTACAAGCCAGCAGGAGACATCTTCGGCACAGCAGCAACAGGAATCAACACCGGCTACAACTAAGGCTGCTACAGGAAGAAGCCTTACGGTATCCGGAACACCTGAGGTTCAGGAGAATAGTTCATCTGACCATTATAAGAATGCTATGTTTATTGGCGACTTCGTTATAAGTGGAATTTCAGGATTTGGGTTTGCTTCTGAATCGCAGGTTATTGCATCCAATTCTATGACAAGTGACAAGCTTTCAGAATATATGGATCAGTTTGTAGCTGGTTCACCAGATTCGGTTTATATTATGGTTGGTATTAATGACCTTAATTATGGAAGCAGATCTGTCGATGATATATATAATTACGAGAAAACATTTATAGAAGAATTAAAGAGTAAGCTTCCGGATACAGAGGTTTATGTCCTTTCAGTTCTTCCTATAAGCAAGAGATTTGAATCATCAAGCAAGGTTAAGCAGACTAATATAGATGCTCTTAACAGTAAGTTTTCAGACAATGCAGCATCACTTGGAATTACTTATGTTGATGTGGCAGGTGTATTTAAAGATGGAACAGGTTATCTGGGTTCATCTTATACTGATAGCGGATATAATCTTAAGAGTGGATATTATGCATTCTTGCTTAATGCAATTGCAGGAGTAGTTAAATAA
- a CDS encoding glycoside hydrolase family 13 protein, with product MRITGEMGNLAAWEKRLFYMCSARPTLHPRALFSDVTSDYRNPAEPEPGDEVTIRLRTGRYNVDKAYLVVDNVERVMTRVRSESLFDYYEAKINVGTDKIYYYFKVELGRTVCYYNQIGAIKELNPYYNFQITPGFKTPAWAKGAVMYQIFVDRFCNGDKSNDVLDDEYNYIGEHVCQVKDWNKYPAQMGIREFYGGDLKGVLDKLDYLQELGVEVIYFNPLFVSPSNHKYDIQDYDYIDPHFGVIVDDEGEVLREGDTDNTHATRYISRVTRKSNLEASNDFFAKVVQEIHSRGMKVIIDGVFNHCGSFNKWLDKEHIYRDSADEYAPGAYERYESPYHNFFKFYSNQWPDNNSYDGWWGHDTLPKLNYEGSKELEEYILSIGRKWVSAPYNVDGWRLDVAADLGYSPEYNHYFWKRFREEVKKANPDAIILAEHYGDSYEWLQGDEWDTIMNYDAFMEPVTWFLTGMEKHSDEARPDSYGNPDYFFGAMHHNMARMGGQSVAISMNELSNHDHSRFLTRTNRTVGRTNTLGPEAANNNVNKAVFKEAVVMQMTLPGAPTVYYGDEAGVCGFTDPDNRRTYPWGHEDTELIDFHRTAIKMHKENDVLRKGSYKSLYSAYNVVAYGRFTSDDAAIIIVNNNDDEVRARIPAWEVGLGFDDDVEQLLVTFEGGYSTDRLGYHLQNGWLDIGLRKTSAVVLHKMKW from the coding sequence ATGAGAATAACCGGGGAAATGGGAAACTTAGCTGCCTGGGAAAAAAGACTTTTTTATATGTGCAGTGCAAGACCAACGCTACACCCAAGAGCGTTGTTTTCGGATGTTACAAGTGATTACAGAAATCCGGCAGAGCCAGAGCCGGGTGATGAGGTGACTATAAGACTGCGTACTGGAAGATATAATGTTGATAAAGCATATCTGGTTGTGGATAATGTTGAACGTGTTATGACAAGAGTAAGATCAGAGAGCCTGTTCGATTATTATGAAGCTAAGATTAATGTCGGAACTGACAAAATATATTATTATTTTAAGGTAGAGCTTGGCAGAACGGTGTGTTATTACAATCAGATTGGGGCGATTAAAGAGCTTAATCCGTATTATAATTTCCAGATTACACCAGGTTTTAAGACACCTGCATGGGCAAAGGGTGCTGTTATGTACCAGATATTTGTTGACAGGTTCTGCAATGGTGATAAAAGCAATGATGTTCTTGATGATGAATATAACTATATAGGAGAGCATGTCTGTCAGGTTAAGGACTGGAATAAGTATCCTGCACAGATGGGAATAAGAGAGTTTTATGGAGGCGACCTTAAGGGTGTGCTTGATAAGCTTGATTATTTACAGGAATTAGGAGTTGAGGTTATATATTTTAATCCGTTATTTGTATCGCCTTCTAATCATAAGTATGATATACAGGACTATGACTATATTGACCCACATTTTGGCGTAATTGTGGACGATGAAGGAGAAGTGCTGAGAGAGGGTGACACTGATAATACCCATGCGACGAGATATATTAGCAGAGTTACAAGAAAGTCGAACCTTGAGGCTAGCAATGATTTTTTTGCAAAGGTTGTGCAGGAAATTCATTCAAGAGGCATGAAGGTTATTATAGATGGAGTGTTTAACCACTGTGGTTCATTCAACAAGTGGCTGGATAAGGAACACATTTACAGGGACAGTGCAGATGAATATGCACCGGGAGCTTATGAAAGGTATGAAAGTCCATACCACAATTTCTTTAAGTTTTATTCAAACCAGTGGCCTGATAATAATTCGTATGACGGCTGGTGGGGACATGATACACTTCCTAAGCTTAATTATGAGGGCTCTAAAGAGCTTGAAGAATATATTCTATCTATCGGCAGGAAATGGGTTTCTGCGCCTTATAATGTTGATGGATGGAGACTTGATGTGGCGGCTGACTTAGGCTACAGTCCTGAATATAACCATTATTTCTGGAAGAGATTCCGGGAAGAGGTTAAGAAGGCTAATCCTGATGCTATTATTCTTGCAGAACATTATGGTGATTCATATGAATGGCTGCAGGGTGATGAATGGGATACCATTATGAATTATGATGCTTTTATGGAGCCTGTTACATGGTTCCTTACAGGAATGGAAAAGCACAGTGATGAGGCAAGACCTGACTCATACGGTAACCCAGACTATTTCTTTGGTGCCATGCATCATAATATGGCAAGAATGGGCGGACAGAGTGTTGCAATATCTATGAATGAACTGTCTAATCATGATCATTCAAGGTTTTTAACAAGAACTAACAGGACCGTTGGAAGAACTAATACACTGGGACCGGAGGCTGCCAATAATAATGTCAACAAGGCAGTGTTTAAAGAGGCTGTTGTTATGCAGATGACATTACCAGGTGCGCCTACTGTATATTATGGCGATGAAGCAGGTGTGTGTGGATTCACTGATCCTGATAACAGAAGAACTTATCCATGGGGACATGAGGATACGGAACTGATTGATTTCCATAGGACTGCAATAAAGATGCATAAAGAGAATGATGTATTAAGAAAAGGCTCATATAAGTCACTGTATTCAGCATATAATGTTGTTGCATATGGAAGGTTTACAAGTGATGACGCTGCAATCATTATTGTTAATAATAACGATGATGAGGTGAGAGCCAGAATTCCTGCATGGGAAGTTGGTCTTGGTTTTGATGATGATGTTGAGCAGCTGTTAGTTACATTTGAAGGTGGATACAGTACAGACAGGCTTGGTTATCACCTTCAGAATGGCTGGCTTGATATTGGATTAAGAAAGACTTCAGCTGTGGTTCTTCATAAGATGAAGTGGTGA
- the ftsH gene encoding ATP-dependent zinc metalloprotease FtsH, producing MDTKKKRSGGFGSIFFMIIIIGIVWAVIAQMSQRTSNYKYKDFESDLKSGRITDVVISQNAEVPTGTLTITFTDGSRDTLNVSDVVSVQEKLDDKNITYTVRDVKRDSVWMTTILPFGMCLIVVVALMLMMTRQAGGGGNAKMMNFGKSRARMISGDANKVTFKDVAGLNEEKEELEEIVDFLKDPVKYTNLGARIPKGVILTGPPGTGKTLLAKAVAGEAGVPFFSISGSDFVEMFVGVGASRVRDMFEEAKKNAPCIIFIDEIDAVARRRGTGMGGGHDEREQTLNQMLVEMDGFGVNEGIIVMAATNRVDILDPAILRPGRFDRKVVVGRPDVRGRLEILNVHAAKKPLGDDVDLDSLARTTAGFTGADLENILNEAAINAAKSKRKFITNADVNYAFVKVGIGVEKRSKIISEKEKKITAYHESGHAILFHVLPDVGPVHTISIIPTGMGAAGYTMPLPEKDEMFNTKGKMLQNIIVSLGGRVAEELIFDDITTGASQDIKQATATARDMVTKYGFSDRLGLINYASSDEDEVFIGRDLAHTRPYGEDIATAIDEEVKNIIDDCYAQAKKIISEHMDVLEKSSELLLEKEKVTREEFEALFDNGSGTDDDGIMGTTIA from the coding sequence ATGGATACTAAGAAAAAAAGGTCTGGAGGATTTGGAAGCATTTTCTTCATGATTATTATAATTGGTATTGTCTGGGCTGTTATCGCACAGATGAGCCAGAGAACAAGTAATTATAAGTATAAGGATTTTGAATCTGATTTAAAGAGCGGCAGGATTACAGATGTTGTTATAAGTCAGAATGCAGAAGTCCCAACAGGTACACTTACAATTACATTTACTGATGGAAGCAGGGATACTCTTAATGTATCTGATGTTGTTTCTGTACAGGAAAAGCTTGATGATAAAAATATTACATATACTGTAAGGGATGTTAAAAGAGACAGTGTATGGATGACAACTATTCTGCCATTTGGTATGTGTCTTATCGTTGTTGTAGCACTTATGCTGATGATGACTAGACAGGCTGGCGGTGGCGGTAATGCCAAGATGATGAATTTTGGTAAGAGCCGTGCAAGAATGATAAGTGGTGATGCCAATAAGGTTACATTCAAGGATGTGGCAGGACTTAATGAAGAGAAAGAAGAACTTGAAGAAATCGTTGATTTCCTTAAAGATCCTGTAAAGTACACTAACCTTGGAGCGAGAATTCCTAAGGGAGTTATTCTTACAGGCCCTCCGGGAACAGGTAAGACTTTACTTGCAAAGGCTGTAGCCGGTGAGGCAGGAGTACCTTTCTTTAGCATATCAGGTTCTGATTTTGTTGAGATGTTCGTTGGTGTCGGTGCATCAAGAGTAAGGGATATGTTTGAGGAAGCTAAGAAGAATGCACCTTGTATCATATTTATTGATGAGATTGATGCCGTTGCAAGACGAAGAGGAACCGGCATGGGTGGCGGACATGATGAGAGAGAGCAGACTCTTAACCAGATGCTCGTAGAGATGGATGGTTTCGGAGTTAATGAAGGAATTATCGTTATGGCGGCTACTAACAGAGTTGATATTCTTGATCCTGCTATATTAAGACCGGGTCGTTTCGACAGAAAGGTAGTAGTAGGAAGACCTGATGTAAGAGGACGTCTTGAGATTCTTAATGTTCATGCAGCCAAGAAGCCTTTAGGTGATGATGTTGACCTTGATAGCCTTGCAAGAACTACAGCAGGCTTTACAGGTGCGGACCTTGAGAATATTCTTAATGAAGCTGCCATTAATGCGGCTAAGAGCAAGAGAAAGTTCATTACTAATGCGGATGTCAACTATGCATTTGTAAAAGTTGGTATCGGTGTTGAGAAGAGAAGCAAGATTATATCAGAGAAAGAAAAGAAGATTACTGCATATCATGAGTCAGGACATGCAATTCTTTTCCATGTACTCCCTGATGTCGGACCTGTACACACTATCTCTATTATTCCAACCGGAATGGGAGCAGCGGGATACACAATGCCACTTCCTGAGAAGGATGAGATGTTTAATACCAAGGGCAAGATGTTACAGAATATCATTGTAAGTCTTGGTGGACGAGTTGCTGAGGAGCTGATATTTGATGATATTACAACAGGTGCGTCACAGGATATCAAGCAGGCAACTGCGACAGCAAGAGATATGGTTACCAAGTATGGCTTCTCTGACAGACTTGGTCTTATCAATTATGCAAGCAGTGATGAAGATGAGGTATTCATTGGAAGAGACCTTGCACATACAAGACCATATGGCGAGGATATTGCTACAGCCATTGATGAAGAGGTTAAGAACATTATTGATGACTGTTATGCACAGGCTAAGAAGATAATATCTGAGCATATGGATGTATTAGAGAAGAGTTCAGAACTTCTTCTTGAAAAAGAAAAGGTAACGAGAGAAGAATTTGAAGCGCTTTTTGATAATGGAAGCGGTACAGATGATGATGGTATTATGGGAACAACAATTGCATAG
- the hpt gene encoding hypoxanthine phosphoribosyltransferase codes for MKEPFISVLISEEKLNERIAQLGEQISKDYEGKEVKLICILKGSIIFTCELAKRITVPVKFDFMQVSSYGSGTSSSGQIKIKKDLDESIEGEHVIVIEDIIDSGNTLARLMPMLEERKPADICICTLLDKPERREVEVDVKYNGFNIPDEFVVGYGLDYDQSYRNLPFVGVLHLDEEA; via the coding sequence ATGAAAGAACCATTTATCAGTGTCCTTATATCTGAGGAAAAGCTGAATGAAAGGATTGCACAGCTTGGAGAGCAGATAAGTAAAGACTATGAGGGTAAGGAGGTTAAACTTATCTGTATTCTTAAGGGAAGTATTATATTTACATGCGAGCTTGCCAAGAGAATTACTGTACCTGTTAAGTTTGATTTTATGCAGGTATCAAGTTATGGAAGCGGGACATCATCAAGCGGTCAGATTAAGATTAAGAAGGACCTTGATGAGAGCATTGAGGGAGAGCATGTAATTGTTATTGAGGATATTATCGATTCGGGTAATACTCTTGCAAGACTTATGCCTATGTTAGAGGAGAGAAAGCCGGCAGATATATGTATATGTACTCTGCTTGATAAGCCTGAAAGAAGAGAGGTTGAGGTGGATGTTAAGTATAATGGCTTTAACATTCCTGATGAATTTGTTGTCGGTTATGGACTTGATTATGACCAGAGCTATAGAAACCTTCCTTTTGTAGGAGTTTTACACCTTGACGAAGAGGCATAA